The nucleotide sequence ACGAGGCCCGCGACCGCATCGCCACCGAGGCGCTGCCCCGGCTGCTCGACCTGCTCCGCGCCGGGCGGAGGGCGGAGGCCGAGGCGCTCGCCGACGACCTCTCCGTCGCCGGACCGCCGCCGTGACCGAGATGGTCGTCGCCGGGCTCAGCTTCCGCACCGCCCCGCTGGCGGTGCGCGAGCGTGCCGCGGTGCCCGAGGCGGAGGCGCGCAACCTGCTCCGCTACCTGGTCGGCCACAGCGGCCTGCTCGAGGCGGCGGTGGTCTCCACCTGCAACCGCACCGAGTTCTACCTGGTCTCGCCCGCGCCCGAGCTCACCGACGAGGTGGTGCCCCGGCTGGTGCGCTACCTCGACCCCGCCGGCGCCCACGGCCTCGCCGAGCACCTGAGCGCGCGCCGCGGCGCCGACGCGGTGCGCCACATCTTCCGGGTGGCCGCGGGCCTCGACAGCATGGTGCTCGGCGAGGCCCAGATCCTCGGGCAGTTCAAGGCGGCCCACCGGCTGGCCCGCGGCGCCGGCACCCTCGACGCCCGCCTCGACTTCGTGATGCGCCGGGCGGTCAGCGTCGCCAAGCGGGTGCGGACCGAGACCGGCGTGGGCCGCAGCACCGGCAGCGTCACCGAGCTCGCCCTCGACCATGCCCGCGAGGCGCTGGGCGGCCTCGAGGGCCGCGGCATCCTCCTCGTCGGCGCCGGCAAGATGAGTGCCGCCGCCGCCCGCCGGCTGGCCGCCTCCGGCGCCCGGCTGACCATCACCTCGCGGAGCGGCGAGGCCGCGGAGGCGCTGGCCCGCGAGGTCGACGGCGAGGCCGCCACCGAGGGCGCCGTCGCCGCCGCCGGCGAGGACGTCGACCTGGTGATCTGCTCGACCTCGAGCACCCGCCCGGTGCTCACCGCGGCCGACGTCGAGCGGATCCAGCGCAACCGGCGCGGCCGCCCCCTCTGCATCGTCGACATCGCCGTGCCCCGCGACGTCGACCCCGCCGCCGCCGAGGTGCCCGGGGTCAGCCTGGTCGACCTCGACGCCCTCGGCCGCCGGGTCGAGCACAACCTCCGGCGCCGCCGCGACGAGCTCCCCGCGGCGGAGCGGATCGTCGAGCGCGAGCTGCTCCGGACCATCGCCGTGGTCGGCGAGCGCGACGCCGCCGGGCCCACCATCGCGGCGCTGGCGCGCCAGGCCGAGGCGCTGCGCCGTCGCGAGGTCGACCGCACCGCGGCCAGGCTGGGCTGGACCGACGAGGCGAGCCGCAGGCACCTGGACGCGCTGACCCGGAGCCTGGTGCGCAAGCTGCTCCACGCGCCGATCAGCCACATCA is from Candidatus Dormiibacterota bacterium and encodes:
- the hemA gene encoding glutamyl-tRNA reductase — translated: MVVAGLSFRTAPLAVRERAAVPEAEARNLLRYLVGHSGLLEAAVVSTCNRTEFYLVSPAPELTDEVVPRLVRYLDPAGAHGLAEHLSARRGADAVRHIFRVAAGLDSMVLGEAQILGQFKAAHRLARGAGTLDARLDFVMRRAVSVAKRVRTETGVGRSTGSVTELALDHAREALGGLEGRGILLVGAGKMSAAAARRLAASGARLTITSRSGEAAEALAREVDGEAATEGAVAAAGEDVDLVICSTSSTRPVLTAADVERIQRNRRGRPLCIVDIAVPRDVDPAAAEVPGVSLVDLDALGRRVEHNLRRRRDELPAAERIVERELLRTIAVVGERDAAGPTIAALARQAEALRRREVDRTAARLGWTDEASRRHLDALTRSLVRKLLHAPISHIKDNVDDPGVALALREAFALDDAESSRGTP